The sequence below is a genomic window from Croceicoccus marinus.
TTGGGGTGTGTGATCGCTGCGGATCGACCGAGTTCAAGCGGCGTCCGGACGATAATGAGGCGACCGTGCGGACGCGCATGGCCGAGTATCGCGCCAAGACTGCGCCGATCCTTCCGATCTACGAAGCGCGCGGTATTGTCAGCCGCGTCGATGGCATGGCCGATATCGACGAGGTTACGGAGGCGATTACCGGCATCGTCTCTTGACCGGATCCGGGCGTGCAGGCGGATTGCTTCTTGTACGCGCCGCGGTGTTCGACTTACCCATATCCACTAACAATCATGGCGTTTGGGAAATCGAATGAAGGGCTACCTCGCGACAGGCGCGATCATTGCGGCAGCGCTTGCGTCGGCTGCGCCGGCACATGCGGAGATCGTCGAACTGGAGGATGACTTCTTCGTCGTCCGTCACGCTGCGACAGTTTCCGTCAGCCGCGACGAGGCCTGGGATGCGCTGCTCTCTCCATCCGGTTGGTGGAACGCGGAGCACAGCTTTTCCGGTAGCGCCGAGAATTTCTCGCTCGAACCCGAGGCAGGCGGATGCTTCTGCGAGGTACTTCCGGCGAGTGACGAGCGACCGGCAACCGGCAGCGTTCGCCACCTCGAGGTTGTGCTTGTCGATCCCGGACGGTTGCTGCGACTGAGCGGCGCGCTTGGTCCGTTGCAAAGGGAGCCGCTGAGCGGGGTTCTAACGATCACGGTCGAGCCTGTCGCCGAGGGAACGCGCATGCAGTTCGAATATGCGGTGGGCGGTCCCTCCCGCCTGGAACTGCCAGTGATCGCGCCTGCGGTCGACGCGGTGATCGGCGACCAGTTGTCGCGCCTGGCCGCAACCCTGGGTGATGAACCTACCGGCGGGACCAAACTACCGGAACAGCCCGCCGAACGATCCGCGCAGGTAGGAAGCACAAGATCCGCTTCGTCGATCCAGACCATCGAACCCGATGACCTGATGCCGGAAGCATCCGATCAGAACGGCGATCAGTCTGACGACGCCGCATCCCGGGGCATCGGAGAAGACTTCCTTGCGGACGGGACCGGTTAGCCGATTGAAGCGCGACCGAGAGATTCAATTTGGTCTGCTTTATTACCAAACATTTTACAGGTTTGCGCGATACGCTATTGTGACAGCGCGCCTGCAGCCCCGACAGGCATTGACAGCTATGTCGAATCTGCGTAAGCGCGCCCCTCGCTCGTCCTTAATTGACAGTGGTCCGGCCGGATCGCGTGATCACGCGTTCCTTTCCGGGCTTTTGCCGTTTGGGCAAATTGCCATTCTGGCGCGGGCGATACGCGATGAGATAGGGGCCGCGTTCTGCACTGGTGCAGGATCCGCGCAACCCCTGTGGAGCAGGAGATTTTTGTGGCTCGTATTGCCGGGGTGAACATCCCCACCAACAAGCGCGTGATCGTGGCGCTTACCTATATTCACGGTATCGGTCCGAAGTCGGCCGTCGACATTGCCGACAAGCTTGGCATTGATCATGCGCGCCGTGTGCAGGACCTGACTGACGCCGAAGTCCTTCAGATCCGTGAAGCCATCGACGCCGAATATACGGTCGAAGGTGACCTTCGCCGCGAAACCGCGATGAACATCAAGCGCCTGATGGACCTGGCCTGCTATCGCGGTCTGCGTCATCGTAAGGGTCTGCCCGTTCGCGGCCAGCGCACCCACACCAACGCCCGTACCCGCAAGGGCAAGGCCAAGCCGATCGCCGGCAAGAAGAAGTAATTCACTGCCTTCGGTAGCGAATTTCTTCCACTAGATCAGGATACGAGACAATGGCACGCGAACCTCAGCGCATCAAACGGCGCGAGCGCAAGAATATCTCCAGCGGCGTCGCGCATGTGAACGCCAGCTTCAACAACACTATGATCACCATCACCGATGCGCAGGGCAATGCGATCAGCTGGTCCTCGGCCGGCATGATGGGCTTCAAGGGTAGCCGCAAGTCGACTCCCTATGCGGCCCAGGTTGCTGCCGACGATGCTGGCAAGAAGGCCGCCGAACACGGCGTTCGCACCCTCGAGGTCGAGGTGAAGGGTCCCGGTTCGGGCCGCGAGAGCGCGCTGCGTGCTCTGCAGGCGGTGGGCTTCACGATCACCTCGATCCGCGACGTGACCCCGATCCCGCACAACGGCGTTCGTCCGTCGAAGCGTCGTCGCGTCTGATTCTGGCCAGCGGGGCGAAGGATCCACGCCCCGCTTGTCCGACCTGCCCTTGGCCAATGCCGCGCCCTCACGCAGCGGATGGCCACCCAAGAACAAACCCAGGGGAAGCCCATGTCCGTCAATATGAAGAACTGGCAGGAACTGAAGAAACCCAACAATCTCGAGATCAAGGGGCAGGGCGATGCCAAGCGCCGTGCGACCTTCGTGGCCGAGCCTCTGGAGCGTGGCTTCGGCCTGACGCTCGGCAACGCGCTGCGCCGGGTGCTGCTGTCCTCGCTGCAGGGCGCGGCCGTCACCTCGATCAAGATCGACAACGTCCTCCACGAGTTTTCGTCGCTTGCCGGCGTTCGCGAGGACATCACCGACATCGTGCTGAACATCAAGCAGGTCGCGCTGAAGATGGAAGGCGAGGGCGCCAAGCGTCTGAACCTTTCGGTGACCGGTCCTGCTGAAGTGACTGCCGGCGACATCCAGGTGACGGGCGATATCGAGGTTTTGAATAAGAACCTCGTCATCTGCCACCTCGACGAAGGCGCGACGCTGAACATGGAGCTGACCGCGGACACGGGTAAGGGCTACAGCCCCGCCGTGGCCAATCGACCGGCGGATGCGCCGATCGGTCTGATCCCGATCGACTCGCTGTATTCGCCGGTGCGTCAGGTCAGCTACAAGGTCGAGAATGCGCGCGTCGGCCAGGAACTCGACTACGACAAGCTGTCGCTGACCGTCGAAACCGACGGCACGGTGACGCCTGAAGATGCGGTGGCCTATGCTGCGCGCATCCTGCAGGATCAGCTCGCGCTGTTCGTGCATTTCGAGGAAGGCATTCCGCAGGGCGCTCCGCAGACTGCCGGTACGGCAGCCGTTGCTCCCGAGGAATCGGACGCCAACCAGCTCAACCGCTACCTTCTCAAGAAGGTCGACGAGCTGGAGCTTTCGGTGCGCTCGGCCAACTGCCTCAAGAACGACAACATCATCTATATTGGCGATCTGGTGCAGAAGACGGAGGCGGAAATGCTCCGTACCCCGAACTTCGGCCGCAAGTCGCTGAACGAGATCAAGGAAGTTCTTTCTTCGATGGGTCTGCGCCTTGGCATGGACATCCCGGGCTGGCCGCCCGAGAACATCGAGGAAATGGCCAAGAAGCTCGAACAAGAGCTTCTGGGCTGACACCAGATTCCCGCCTCGGCGACGGTCGGGGCGGGAAACCGGGTTTCGGGCTGACCGGATACTGCAGCCAGGATCGGGGTACCTTGCACGGCCCCCCTACGAACGAAGGAATGATTTATGCGTCACAAAATGTCGGGGCGTAAGCTCCAGCGCAAGACCGGCCACCGCAACGCGCTTCTGCGCAATATGGCCGCGGCTCTGATCAAGCACGAGCAGATCAAGACCACCACGCCCAAGGCGCGCGAACTGCGTCCCTATGTCGAAAAGCTGATTACGCTGGCGAAGCGTGGCGGTCTGTCGAACCGCCGTCTGGCGCACAGCCGCCTGCTCGACGATGCGCAGCTGGCCAAGCTGTTCGACGTTCTGGCAGAGCGTTATGCCGACCGCGACGGTGGCTATACGCGCATCATCAAGGCAGGCATCCGCGCTTCGGACGCCGCGCCCATCGCGATCATCGAACTCGTCGACCGCGATGTCGAGGCCAAGGGCCAGGACAGCGGTCCGGTGATGAATGACGAGGAGGAGTACGAGGAGGCCTGAGCCACTTCGTTTCCCATTCGGAAATTCGCCAAAGGGCGCCGGCAGCACGACTGCCGGCGCCCTTTTCAATTTCCATCCGGGCCCGGCCATACGGTTGCATCGGTAACTTGATCGCGTCGCAAATGGTCCTAACATCATGGGGATGAGCAAACTCACTTCACGCAGCCTGGGCTGGCTGCTCGCCACTGCCTTGTCGACGACCATGCCGGTACACGCGCAGGAGCCGGTGCCGATCACGAACGCAAAGGAAGCCAGCTTGCCATCCTACCCCGAGACCCGGCGCGACGATGTCGTGGAGACGATCTTCGGTACAAACGTCGCTGACCCTTATCGCTGGCTGGAAGCCGACGTGCGCAACAGCGCCGATGTCGCAGACTGGGTCGCGCGGCAGAGCGCCTTCACCGATGCCTATCTCGCGACGCTGAATGAACGGGAATGGTTTGCTGCCAAGCTTGGCGAGATGCTCGATTACGAGCGCTTCGGCATTCCCGAGAAGAAGGGTGGCTTGCTGTTCTACACCTACAACCCCGGCCTTGCCGATCAGGATGTCCTGCTGATGAAGCCCATGTCCGGCGATGTGCTGGATGGCAACGGTCAGGTTCTACTGGACCCGAACGAATGGTCGGATGACGGAACGGTAGCGCTCGCCGGCTGGAATCCCTCTGCGCAAGCAAAGATATTGTCGTACCAGGTGCAGGAAGCCGGTAGCGACTGGAACACGATCGAATTCCTCGACCTTGCGACAGGTCAGAAGCTTGCCGACAGGATAGAGTGGGTCAAGACGGGCGGCGCCCAATGGATCGACGACAGGCGCTTCGTCTATTCGCGCTTCCCCGAGCCTGCGGAGGGCGACGACTTCCAGGTCGCCAATCGCAATCAGCAAATCTGGATGCACGTGCTGGGACAGCCTCAATCGGCCGACAGGTTGATCTATGCTACGCCGGATCGGCCTTCGATGCTGCACGGCGCATCGGTCAGTGCCGATGGCCGCTGGCTTTTCATCTACAGCCAGGACGGATCCGTGCCGGGCAACGAATTGCGTATCCTTCCAGTCGAAGATCTCGCCGCAGAGCCGATCGTTGTCGCGGATACGATGGACCATCAGTGGGAAGTGATTGAGGCAGTGGGCGACACTGTCATCCTGCGCACCGACAAGGACGCGCCGCTCTACAGGCTGATGTCGCTCGACCTCTCCGCCGGGCAGCCGCAGGTTGAGGAACTGATCGCGCAAGGCCAGCACAACATGGATGCCGCGCGGGTAATGGGTGACCGCATCGTCATTGACTACCTCGAGGATGTGAAATCGCGGCTGCGCTTGTTCACGCTTGACGGGAAGCCAGCCGGCGAAGTTGGCTTGCCCGGCATCGGCTCGGTCGCAGGCCTTTCGGGCGAACCGGGCGAAAGCGAGGCCTGGTTCGGCTTCAGCTCCTTCAATCGCCCGCCCGAGGTCTATCGCCTGGATTTGGCTACGGGAGATAGCCGATCGATCGTCGACCGCACCCTGGGCTTCGATCCCGAGCAATTCGTCGTCGAGCAGGTGTTCTACCCCTCTGCGGACGATACCCGGATCCCGATGTTCATCGTGAAGCGGGCGGACGTGACCGGGCCGGCGCCGACGCTGCTCTACGCCTATGGCGGTTTCAACGTGTCGCTTCCGCCCAGTTTTTCGTCCACGCGGATGGCTTGGCTACAGGCGGGGGGCGTTTTTGCCCTGGCGAATATCAGGGGCGGCGGCGAATATGGCAGCGCGTGGCACGATGCCGCACGCGGCCCGAAACGAGAGAACGCCTTCGCCGATTTCATCGCGGCAGGCGAATGGCTGAAAGCCAATGGCGTCACCGGCGGCAACCAGCTGGCGATTCAGGGCG
It includes:
- a CDS encoding SRPBCC family protein, which produces MKGYLATGAIIAAALASAAPAHAEIVELEDDFFVVRHAATVSVSRDEAWDALLSPSGWWNAEHSFSGSAENFSLEPEAGGCFCEVLPASDERPATGSVRHLEVVLVDPGRLLRLSGALGPLQREPLSGVLTITVEPVAEGTRMQFEYAVGGPSRLELPVIAPAVDAVIGDQLSRLAATLGDEPTGGTKLPEQPAERSAQVGSTRSASSIQTIEPDDLMPEASDQNGDQSDDAASRGIGEDFLADGTG
- the rpsM gene encoding 30S ribosomal protein S13; translated protein: MARIAGVNIPTNKRVIVALTYIHGIGPKSAVDIADKLGIDHARRVQDLTDAEVLQIREAIDAEYTVEGDLRRETAMNIKRLMDLACYRGLRHRKGLPVRGQRTHTNARTRKGKAKPIAGKKK
- the rpsK gene encoding 30S ribosomal protein S11 — translated: MAREPQRIKRRERKNISSGVAHVNASFNNTMITITDAQGNAISWSSAGMMGFKGSRKSTPYAAQVAADDAGKKAAEHGVRTLEVEVKGPGSGRESALRALQAVGFTITSIRDVTPIPHNGVRPSKRRRV
- a CDS encoding DNA-directed RNA polymerase subunit alpha, which gives rise to MSVNMKNWQELKKPNNLEIKGQGDAKRRATFVAEPLERGFGLTLGNALRRVLLSSLQGAAVTSIKIDNVLHEFSSLAGVREDITDIVLNIKQVALKMEGEGAKRLNLSVTGPAEVTAGDIQVTGDIEVLNKNLVICHLDEGATLNMELTADTGKGYSPAVANRPADAPIGLIPIDSLYSPVRQVSYKVENARVGQELDYDKLSLTVETDGTVTPEDAVAYAARILQDQLALFVHFEEGIPQGAPQTAGTAAVAPEESDANQLNRYLLKKVDELELSVRSANCLKNDNIIYIGDLVQKTEAEMLRTPNFGRKSLNEIKEVLSSMGLRLGMDIPGWPPENIEEMAKKLEQELLG
- the rplQ gene encoding 50S ribosomal protein L17, encoding MRHKMSGRKLQRKTGHRNALLRNMAAALIKHEQIKTTTPKARELRPYVEKLITLAKRGGLSNRRLAHSRLLDDAQLAKLFDVLAERYADRDGGYTRIIKAGIRASDAAPIAIIELVDRDVEAKGQDSGPVMNDEEEYEEA
- a CDS encoding prolyl oligopeptidase family serine peptidase; the encoded protein is MSKLTSRSLGWLLATALSTTMPVHAQEPVPITNAKEASLPSYPETRRDDVVETIFGTNVADPYRWLEADVRNSADVADWVARQSAFTDAYLATLNEREWFAAKLGEMLDYERFGIPEKKGGLLFYTYNPGLADQDVLLMKPMSGDVLDGNGQVLLDPNEWSDDGTVALAGWNPSAQAKILSYQVQEAGSDWNTIEFLDLATGQKLADRIEWVKTGGAQWIDDRRFVYSRFPEPAEGDDFQVANRNQQIWMHVLGQPQSADRLIYATPDRPSMLHGASVSADGRWLFIYSQDGSVPGNELRILPVEDLAAEPIVVADTMDHQWEVIEAVGDTVILRTDKDAPLYRLMSLDLSAGQPQVEELIAQGQHNMDAARVMGDRIVIDYLEDVKSRLRLFTLDGKPAGEVGLPGIGSVAGLSGEPGESEAWFGFSSFNRPPEVYRLDLATGDSRSIVDRTLGFDPEQFVVEQVFYPSADDTRIPMFIVKRADVTGPAPTLLYAYGGFNVSLPPSFSSTRMAWLQAGGVFALANIRGGGEYGSAWHDAARGPKRENAFADFIAAGEWLKANGVTGGNQLAIQGGSNGGLLMGVVTNRRPDLFDVVNADVGVMDMLRFDRWGYGRAWAADYGFPDVEEDFHVLRSYSPYHNVPASGDYPAILVTTADTDDRVIPGHSFKYAAALQHAELGNSPHLIRIETRAGHGAGMPVSKIIGKNADVLGFLAHWTDLQPD